The DNA region gtaaaatatacagcTACAGGTAAAGTAAAAATAGTTTCAGGTACTATCTATAATTTGAGTCAATTGAGTTTTTTGGGGAAACATTACAttagtgaaatgtaaatatCCATCATTCCGTTGTTGATCATCAAATAAATGTTACGTTTTGGGTTGTTCTTGCATagatttaatgatatttttttcccccattttacttaaagcaaacaatgaccacttataatgacttataagcagcttgtaatgtattatatatacctatatataatatatatacctATATACCTCAGGAATTTCATTACTTCACTTAAAGCACCCAATGACCACTTACAGTAActtataatcacattataatgtattataacagtgattataatgttataaaatgattataatgtattacaaatatgagaattataatacactatgatccttgcaaaaaaattattgttataaagcatggatatttatgagtgcttataactataataacacagtgctataagcagattataacgcattataagtatgtttataatgcattatagacatgggcGCCATAGAAAgtgttacaaaaacatttttacataactGCTCATCTGGTTCATTGACATCACAGGTCTCTGTCCAGTTTGTTGTTGGAACAGGGCATAAGTCATTATGCTAATTATGTAAAGGTCTGGCTGGTGATGAAGTGTAATACTACAGTTTTGATCTGATTGGAACACATGTCTGTAAGTAGAGTTAATAGTGAAAGACATGAACATTGTTAAGTTGTATTTTAGGACCAAACTCTTTCAGATATTGTTATttgaaaaactgacaaatgttttctgttttgtctttaaaggtTAGACTGTCTGGCAAAGACGGTACGCTCGGAAGGCTATTTTGGATGCTACAGAGGTATTCTATGCGTTTCTAATCCGTGTGACAAACAACTCTACAACTGTACTTTACTATAACATAATCTGACTGCCTACGCTGTTGTTTCTCCTGTGAGCCCTCAATCTTTTTATCATAATAACCAAAGTCTTCTGACCTCAGCCCACAGTGGCAACCTATAAGCTGCTGTGTAGGTTGATTCTATTTGTGTGGCTTAGCGGAAACGGTTGTGTGTCACTGTCATCAGCCTGTTTGTCTTTCACAGGTGCAGCAGTGAACCTCACTCTTGTCACACCAGAGAAAGCCATCAAACTGGCCGCCAATGACGTCTTCAGACAGAAGCTCTCCAAGGATGGGTGAACTTGACTTTTGTCTTTCAATGATACATCATATGATGAAGGCACATTAAAATAAccaagctaaatgctaatatctttatttataccAAACAGAGATTAGATATACTGTAgattttaatgttatattaaatAATTCATATCATGGGGGATTATTTTTTGCTAATCGATATGATTTAAGATCGCTGTTGTCTCTTCGTTTCATTGCAGCCTGAAACCAGAGAGCCAATCTATAAGTTAGTTttaaattactgaaatattgtgatCTATTGCCTGTATTACATCATATCAGTATCAATACCTGGAGCAATACTAATTCTGAACTTGTATTCATTATACTTTCAGAAATATCACTATTAGTCtagtcatatttatttaaaaaatgtccttaaGCATTAACTTAAGAGTCCCATTCCTACTCTCATGAAATCTCATAAGGAAACATGGCCTGTTATGACTGAAACCTACTGTTGTTAATGCTTTATATCTGGTACTTTTTGTGTCATCAGTCATTTGCCTCTATGGGGGGAGGTTCTGGCAGGGTGTGGAGCTGGGACCTGTCAGGTGGTAGTCACCACTCCCATGGAGATGCTCAAGATCCAGCTACAGGACGCAGGAAGGCTGGGTGAGTTGGTCACTGAATGCATTTAATGTTCAATGCTTCAAAATAGTTGTTGTGCACCATTATCAGGATGTATTGTGTCAATGTTTATGGACGTGTAAATAGATGCAATGCACTGAAATTCAGGAGGTGAATCAAAAACtctgaaaatgtgactttttaacTTACTATTACTGCGATAAATACTATGATTGATTTGGTAACGGTTTAGTCATATACTATTTCTCTCAATAAATAAGGCCCAATGTGAGTGTTCACATATTGTTGATAAAACTTAAAAGATGAAAGATGTGGCATCCGTCTTTTCACCCATTTACTTTCTCATTAAATATTGGAAAACCAAAGGTTGGTGGCCCGTCCTTTGTTCAgtaacacaaacactcacagtgaTGGCTGCAGGGTTACATTAGTCTACATGTGTTTTTCCATCAGCTGCCCAAAGGTCTGTCCCAACTCCAGCTCAGGCTGCTGCTCCTGGTCCAGCTCCATCGTTGGTGGCCCCCCCACCAGCTCGGCCGACGCCTCCACAACGGCCCTCGGCCACCAGCATCACCGTAGAGCTGCTGAAGACTCGTGGCCTGGCTGGCCTCTACAGGGGGGCAGGAGCCACCTTAATGAGgtgaaacacacataaaaacataaacacacacacacactcatccccTTACTTAAAGTATGTGCCAATTGTCCTgcgtttttctcttttttacttCTAAAGCACATGTATGTACACTTTCACTATACATTCACATCTCATATATCACCACCTAAAGTAAAATAAGCCAGCAGCACACTGTTGCTCATATTTGATTCTCAGTCTACGACATTATACATTTCAGACTTTGCTCTTGCGTTGGAAACCTTGAAAAGATTTCATGTACATGACCGTGCACAATAGCTTGTGTTCTGCAGCTCTGTCTTCTATTCAACTCTGCCATTGTTCCTGTGATGAGTTGATTTTCAGATTGCATAACCCACACTGTGCTGGTTGCATTTCCTGACAACTCTGTTAATCAACACCGATCAATAGATTCCTGCAGCTATGTCTGGCTGCTATGCTGCAGTTGAATGGGGCCATGTCTCATTCTCTGTCCCTGCCTCACCCCTCTGAcgtcactctctctcactcatctTTTGTCCCACTCATTTTCAGTCTATCCCATTTCTTCCTCCTTGACACAATCTACAATACagtcttttacattttctttctatctcattaaaccaaacattaaaaaatatcctATTTTTCAGGGATGTCCCCTTCTCAATGATCTACTTCCCGCTGTTTGCCAACCTGAACGCGCTGGGTCGGGAAACAGCTGGTGGTGCGCAGGCCCGGGCGCCATTCTGGCAGTCCTTCATGGCCGGTTGTACCGCAGGCTCAGTGGCAGCTGTGGCTGTTACACCACTGGATGGTGagtgggaagagagagagagagacatagtaGGATAGGAGCTGGGGTGTAAAAGGGGGCTTAAACCTCTTCTACTCACAAAGACCACAGGTGTATATATACCTACCCAGCATTGCAAAGCCTCATTCTAAATTGGTataaacacatcacatcatattttaaagcaagactatgtaactttCGAAAGAAGAGGTAACATAAACTTCCTCTtacaaattaaaagttaaatccataagcaataaaatacacTGTTGCTGAATTCAATGCACTTATGGATTTTGTCGCTACAGCTTCACTTGGTTTGGCATGACCAGTAGCTTTTAGTCGACAAGTTTAGCTAATGTTTGCAAAACTTCACATAGATattgttgtgtgtaacattACTGAGTCTATTCACTTCTTAACTCTCCTCTACTTGTGCTACAGTCACACTATAGTCTCAAATCCACATCTACACACCCAAACAGGTTTTGAGTACGTGGTGTGCTCAAACTGGAAAAGTGATGACATTAAGTAATTAAGTCAACAGTTGATATGCATACTAAAAACTGTTCATGGACACTGTTCCCCCATAGTGTCAAGGAAATTGAGGAGCTACTCACAGCTTGGAAAAAAGTAATTGTGGATGGTGGTGAAACATCCACAATGAATCCAGGAGcaccacagaaaaaaatcatttgaattTTTGTTAAGTTTACCTGCAGGTGGCCTTCTGAAGTTTCTtgtataataaaacacaaaaaatggcATACTATGAAGATTACTATACACTGTATACaattagtatgtagtatggaaTTGAGATGCTGTACGTTCACCATTATCTTGTAA from Thunnus albacares chromosome 7, fThuAlb1.1, whole genome shotgun sequence includes:
- the slc25a18 gene encoding mitochondrial glutamate carrier 1, coding for MAEKKVSLPAKLINGGVAGLVGVTCVFPIDLAKTRLQNQQGVQVYKGMLDCLAKTVRSEGYFGCYRGAAVNLTLVTPEKAIKLAANDVFRQKLSKDGHLPLWGEVLAGCGAGTCQVVVTTPMEMLKIQLQDAGRLAAQRSVPTPAQAAAPGPAPSLVAPPPARPTPPQRPSATSITVELLKTRGLAGLYRGAGATLMRDVPFSMIYFPLFANLNALGRETAGGAQARAPFWQSFMAGCTAGSVAAVAVTPLDVIKTRLQTLQKGEGEDTYKGIVDCTGRILRREGPSAFLKGATCRALVIAPLFGIAQGVYFLGVGETVLGLLG